The window ATAGGTATACCAGCCtcataaaattctttaaagtGATGCAAATCATACCCTGGTACACTTTTTGTATTAACATTACTAGTCAAGCAAAGTTCTGAAACAAATGTTTTgatagttaataaaaaaaaagttgtatacacaaaataaaagtggcatacatacaataacatctttatctcttatggagtagacagagccttcaATCTCGAAACGACTGGTAGGCCACATTATTCAGATTCAGAAACCACAGATTCAGCATTCTTATCGCTTAATGacagaacatacatacatacataaaatcacgcctctttcccggaggggtaggcagagactacctctttccacttgccatgatctctgcatacttcctgaATACTTTCTCCATACTTTATGACAGAACAgatatatcactacatagtataaaacaaagtcgctattttagtctgtttgtctgtatgcttaaatctttaaaattacgcaacggattttgatgcggttttttgtaaaaggtagagtgattcaagaggaaggtttttatgtataataacatttataattttggacccgtgcgaagccagggcgggtcgctagtttatttaatataattcataTTTCCTCTTTGTAGCAATATGACAATGgtttctattaaattttttggttgatttaataaaaaggatGAATGATATCTATGTAATGACACTGATTTTACAAGATAATAAGCTTACCAACTGGTATCAATGATCTACATAAAGCTTGCCATGTTTCTTCTGTGCCACCGGATTTGGGATGGATACATATACCATGACCCAGTCTATCTGGTTTGAAATTGATCATTTCTAGTATTTCTCCAGGATTACATATTTCACCACAGTGCAAGGCTATCTGGAAAAAAGATTCATATTGACTGttatacacataaataaaacatacagttAAAGTCCAATTAAGTGTATCAGAATCAAcagtaaattaaatgaaaaatgttttatacctTTAATCCAGCATCTCTTGCTCTAGTTAATGCGGGTACAAAACTTTGAAAATCTCCAACTGTTGGGTTGCCACTAAGTTCTACTCCAACAACTAGCTCTGGATGCTTTTGGAAATACTCTATTGCTAGATCTGCTATTTCATCAGACTCCTTTTGTAACATATTTctgtttattgaaataattaatcttGATATAATATTAGATGCATCATgatttctaaaaataagaaaataaatataccacATTATTGAATACTTCAAAATATTTCGTTTATAATATTGCTCATGTTGTTGTTCACtgtaatacttacataccttATACCTTCAAGGATTGCATCAATATACTGTCTCTTGTTCATATATGGAGTATCTCGGGGTGTGCTTCTCAATTCAATGTAACAACAACCATCGTCTTGGAACTCTTGCAGGGTAAGAATTGTGGCTATTTGCAATGCTTGCGGCGTAATTGTCAAAGCGTGTGCAATgctaaatatttgaaaacaacTGAAACCAAATAAAATGGAGGTTTATTTCATGGGTTATTTAATTGAGGTATATTAAATgcattcttaatttaaataaaatggtaGAATGTTACAAAGTTTTCTTGAGATACATACTCTGCAAGATTTCTGGTATCACCTGCGCCCATAACAAATTCATCCATAAAGGTATTAGTTTCATCTTTAACACCAGAATCTGCATTTAGTCTTTTAAGTTGAAGCATAGTAGACTTGCTTAAAGAGCCATTTAAATGGGCGTGAAGCTCCTGTAAACAAAAGTTCAGTCAGATATGTTCATTATATAAGTAAGAGTCTCTCGAGTATCAGTCTGTAATAACATATAAGACCCGTCAAGTTACTTACAACTTTGGGCAGTTCTCGGCAGAAGTTGAAAAGTTCCATAATTCTTCTTTTCACATCAACGTGTCTACTAAGAGAATAGCTTATTGTAAAAGtaacatgaaaaatattaaatttttagtcgtctttttttatttttatttccgtaTATTCCGTTTTCccgttttgtttgttttgataaatttattgagtGACATTTTCTGACATTGAATCTAgaggtttgtttttttttggcgtGGGTCTAGAATAGAGTTCCCCAAACTTTTTTGTGTCATAAACCCCTAGGGGTCGATATAGACCACTTTGGGAATCACTGGTCTAGAACATTAAAATCTCTAGTGTAATCAAGTTTTCTATAACATTGTACAATATTTCCCCTAAAACCCAGATATATCTGTGACCCAGAacatgataaattatttaaaatggcCTTGTGGTGTCAACTCAGATGAATTATTACAGTCAACCTCGATAATCAACATT is drawn from Amyelois transitella isolate CPQ chromosome 6, ilAmyTran1.1, whole genome shotgun sequence and contains these coding sequences:
- the LOC106134556 gene encoding adenosine deaminase-like protein, which translates into the protein MELFNFCRELPKVELHAHLNGSLSKSTMLQLKRLNADSGVKDETNTFMDEFVMGAGDTRNLADCFQIFSIAHALTITPQALQIATILTLQEFQDDGCCYIELRSTPRDTPYMNKRQYIDAILEGIRNHDASNIISRLIISINRNMLQKESDEIADLAIEYFQKHPELVVGVELSGNPTVGDFQSFVPALTRARDAGLKIALHCGEICNPGEILEMINFKPDRLGHGICIHPKSGGTEETWQALCRSLIPVELCLTSNVNTKSVPGYDLHHFKEFYEAGIPIIINTDDKGVFATSLSQEYMLCAETFQLDKTQLARLAVGACQHVFDVKSRDTVKSKVLEFVNKHGLCL